The nucleotide window GGCGCGACGGCCGGCTTCTAGAGGGTGCTTCCGCTCATCTCGTACGAGATGAGCGACTGCCCTTGCTGCGGCACCGGCACCGTGGGCTCGTCGGCTGTCAGGAAGGAAGCGAAAGGAGGCACTTCCTCAACGGGGAGCCGGAGCTCCAGAACACCGGGCACGTGGGAGTTGATGCGGTGGTCGTCCAGATGGCGAACGAGTTCCGCACGGGTTCCCGCGCTCGCGACCCACAGTCTGTCCGGGGCGCCGAGCCCCCGTGCCACCGTGCTCACGTCGGCCGGTGTGTAGTCCACAGCCGTGATACGGGAGTCGAAGAATTTCTGCTGCCGGGTGGCGCACATCCCGTGCATACCGTTGTTGAAGACGATGTACAGGATGGGCAGACCGAGTTCGACGGCGGTGTGTATTTCGAGCCCGCTCATCAGGAAGGCGCCGTCGCCGCAGAACACCACGGTCCGGGTGCCTTCACGCGAGCCGAGCTGGGCGCCGATCGCGCCCGCGATGCTGTAACCCATGCCTCCCATGCCCAGCGCGATCGTTGATGTCGATCCCGGTGGTACGGATCCGTAGTGCATGGAGGCGACGCTGCAGTTGCCCGCGTCGTACAGCAGATGCCCCTCGGACGACAAGTGCTCCTGAATCAGTTGGACGGCCTCGCTCTGCATGAGCACGTCGTGCTCGGGCGGAGCGCCGCGGCCGGAGAGCTGAGCGGCCCGCCGGGGAAGGAAGCGGGTCATCGTGTACCCATCGACGACCGGGGCCGTGAAGGGGCTCACCTCCCGCAGCTGTTCCAGAAGCTGGAACACCCGGCCGGCGTCACCTCGTACCGGCATGTCGGCGGCGGAGGAACGTGTCAGCTGGCCGAGGTCGACATTGACCGCGGCGGCCTTCGACGGATCCCAGCCGCGCATCGCCCTTCTGGTCATCATGGTCAGGCCGGTGCCGACCAGCACCACGAAGTCCGATAGCTCCACGTAGGCGGCGGCGGAGGGATGGCCTCCCTCGCCGACAACTCCCAGATACAGGGGGTTGTCGTTGGGGAATTCGCCCCGGGCGCCCATGGTCGTCACGACGGGGATGCGAGTCCGTTCCGCGAAGATTCGCACGGCTTCGGGGGCACATGACCGGCGGACCCCGTGGCCGAGCAGCAGGACCGGCGAACGGGCCTCGCTCAGGCGCTCGAAGAGCGCGTGCACCGCTGCCTCGTCGACCGGCTCCGGATCGATGAAGGCGCTGATGTCGGGGGCCCAGTCGGCGGGTGGCTCACCGACTTCCAGTTCGTGACTGTCCCTGGGAATGAGGAGGGCCACGGGACCCTTGCGGCCGCTGAGGGCCGTGCTGATCGCGTCCCTCAGACAGGGCCAGAACGCGTCGGCATCGGTGATCCGGACGGTCTTCTTGGTGACGGCACTCAGCAGGGGCAGCGCGTCCACAGTGCGGCCCAAGCCGGAGGAGTCCTGGAAGGATCCCTTGCCGTCCAGGGCGGCCGGAGGCTGGCCGATGAGGGCCAGAACCGGCACTGATTCGGCGTAGGACTCGGCCAGTCCCGCCACCAGGTTCACCATGCCGCCGCCCGAGGTCGAGCAGCACACGCCCAGTGTCCGGTGGATCCGGGCCCGGGCGTCGGCCATGAACGCCGCGCCGTCCTCCCGTTTCGCCAGGACGGAGGCGAGGCGCCCTTGCCCGAGTCGTTCGACGGCGTCGTGGATGTGCTCGATGTTCGCGCCACTGACACCGAAGACGTACCTCGTGTCCAGGTCGCGCAGAACCGTGACCAGTGCGTCAGCCAGCCGCATATTCCTGCCCCCGTCCGTAGTGGCTGTGCGGCGTCAGCTCTGCGGCGCGCCGAAACGATGCTCGAGGATCCGCTTGAGGTTGCCCATCTCGATGCTGTGGCCGGCGTGGAACATGGGCCAGATGTCACCGACCCAGACGCGGTCGGTACGGGCGCGGCCCTCAGCGATGTAGTCGGGCACGTTCGGCGTCGAACGGTCGTAGTACGGGTGCTTGCTGTTGGTCCACAGCACCACGGTGCCCGGCTTGTCGAGGACCTTCGCCGAGTCGATGATCGTCAGGTAGTAGCGCATCCAGAGCTCGTGGCCCTGGTCCCAGGCGCACGGGTAGATCACGAGGCCGTGCTCGGGGCCCTTCTGCGCGTCGGCCCGGATGTAGATGTCAGTGTTCGGCTGGATCATCTCGTCGGCCCGGTAGAGGCCGCCGCCCACGTGCTTCATGTTGCGGATGCTGTACGTCCATTCCTCCAGGGAACGGGCGTTGGCGCAGTACTCGAACACGATGTCGTACGGCACGTTGACGTGCTCGGCGAGGGAGCAGTACTGACCGAATATCTCGGTGTGGTCGTAGGTCTCCTTCGTCTTGCTTTCCATCAGTTTCATCATGTCGTCCATGCCGGTGTTCTCGTTCCA belongs to Streptomyces graminofaciens and includes:
- a CDS encoding thiamine pyrophosphate-binding protein; the encoded protein is MRLADALVTVLRDLDTRYVFGVSGANIEHIHDAVERLGQGRLASVLAKREDGAAFMADARARIHRTLGVCCSTSGGGMVNLVAGLAESYAESVPVLALIGQPPAALDGKGSFQDSSGLGRTVDALPLLSAVTKKTVRITDADAFWPCLRDAISTALSGRKGPVALLIPRDSHELEVGEPPADWAPDISAFIDPEPVDEAAVHALFERLSEARSPVLLLGHGVRRSCAPEAVRIFAERTRIPVVTTMGARGEFPNDNPLYLGVVGEGGHPSAAAYVELSDFVVLVGTGLTMMTRRAMRGWDPSKAAAVNVDLGQLTRSSAADMPVRGDAGRVFQLLEQLREVSPFTAPVVDGYTMTRFLPRRAAQLSGRGAPPEHDVLMQSEAVQLIQEHLSSEGHLLYDAGNCSVASMHYGSVPPGSTSTIALGMGGMGYSIAGAIGAQLGSREGTRTVVFCGDGAFLMSGLEIHTAVELGLPILYIVFNNGMHGMCATRQQKFFDSRITAVDYTPADVSTVARGLGAPDRLWVASAGTRAELVRHLDDHRINSHVPGVLELRLPVEEVPPFASFLTADEPTVPVPQQGQSLISYEMSGSTL